One Chloroflexota bacterium genomic window carries:
- a CDS encoding response regulator transcription factor, producing MRVLLVEDDQRLARLIKRVLEDEHFSVDVAHDGETGLEFALSGVHDVVIADWMLPGRDGPAICRAIRAAHLPLAILMLTARGQLEDRVTGLDSGADDYLVKPFAFEELLARVRALGRRFSVASGDAWELRCGDLVLDLRAHSARRGDQALDLTTTEWNLLECLMRHPGQSLSRQQLLDYVWSYERDVQATMVDVYISYLRRKLNVPGRSDPIQTVRGVGYKLEIENV from the coding sequence ATGCGCGTTCTATTGGTTGAAGATGATCAACGCCTGGCGCGGCTGATCAAACGAGTGCTTGAAGACGAGCATTTCTCGGTGGATGTGGCCCACGACGGCGAGACCGGGTTGGAGTTTGCCTTAAGCGGCGTCCACGACGTGGTCATCGCCGACTGGATGTTGCCCGGTCGTGACGGCCCGGCCATTTGCCGGGCCATCCGCGCCGCCCACCTGCCGCTGGCGATCCTCATGCTCACCGCCCGCGGCCAACTGGAAGATCGCGTCACCGGACTCGACAGCGGCGCCGACGATTACCTGGTGAAGCCGTTTGCCTTCGAGGAGCTTCTGGCCCGCGTCCGGGCGTTGGGCCGCCGCTTTTCGGTCGCCTCGGGCGACGCCTGGGAATTGCGTTGCGGCGACCTGGTGCTGGACTTGCGCGCCCACTCGGCCCGCCGCGGCGACCAGGCTCTTGACTTGACGACGACCGAATGGAACTTGCTTGAATGCTTGATGCGCCATCCCGGCCAGAGCCTGAGCCGCCAGCAATTGCTCGACTACGTGTGGTCGTACGAACGCGACGTGCAGGCGACGATGGTGGACGTGTACATCTCCTACTTGCGCCGCAAGCTCAACGTGCCGGGCCGATCCGATCCGATTCAAACGGTTCGCGGGGTGGGCTACAAGCTGGAGATAGAAAATGTTTAG
- a CDS encoding FAD:protein FMN transferase: protein MQQIEFRAMGCQMRAMIDSDSAQGAQRLAEVPDRFAEWENALSRFRDDSELTQLNRRLGCAVLVSPTLWEVVNVALEAARRSGGLVTPTVLSALESAGYDRSFDSLPPNAVSPATSSQPTGNWRAIELEPRSRSIRLPEGARLDLGGVAKGWAADKAVKFLSVRAPALVDAGGDVAIHKPPRGERGWPVAVADPLKPGAYVEMLIVGKGGVATSGRDYRRWQKNGVEQHHLMDPRTGLPAQTDVLTVTVVAATTFEAEVAAKAALILGSVAGLAWLEARPSLAGLMVGEDGRVLRTRSSKNFIWS, encoded by the coding sequence ATGCAACAGATCGAATTTCGGGCGATGGGATGCCAGATGCGAGCCATGATCGACTCAGATTCGGCCCAAGGCGCACAGCGTTTGGCCGAAGTCCCCGACCGTTTTGCCGAATGGGAAAACGCCTTGAGCCGCTTTCGTGACGACAGCGAGTTGACACAACTCAACCGGCGACTAGGCTGTGCCGTGCTAGTCAGCCCGACCTTGTGGGAAGTGGTGAATGTTGCCCTGGAGGCCGCCCGGCGCAGCGGCGGCCTGGTGACGCCAACTGTGTTATCGGCGCTGGAGTCGGCGGGCTATGATCGGAGTTTCGACTCGTTGCCTCCCAACGCCGTCTCGCCAGCAACATCATCTCAGCCCACTGGCAACTGGCGCGCGATTGAACTCGAGCCTCGTTCAAGATCGATCCGATTGCCCGAAGGCGCGCGCCTGGATTTGGGCGGCGTGGCCAAAGGTTGGGCCGCCGACAAGGCCGTGAAGTTTTTGAGCGTTCGCGCCCCGGCGCTGGTGGATGCCGGCGGCGACGTGGCAATTCACAAACCGCCGCGTGGCGAGCGAGGCTGGCCTGTTGCCGTTGCCGATCCCTTGAAGCCGGGAGCCTATGTTGAAATGTTGATCGTCGGCAAAGGCGGTGTCGCCACTTCGGGCCGCGACTACCGGCGCTGGCAGAAGAATGGCGTTGAGCAACATCACCTCATGGACCCGCGCACCGGCCTGCCGGCCCAAACCGACGTGCTCACCGTCACCGTCGTCGCGGCGACGACGTTTGAAGCTGAAGTGGCGGCGAAAGCGGCGCTCATTCTGGGCAGTGTGGCCGGGCTGGCCTGGCTCGAAGCCCGCCCCTCGCTGGCCGGGTTAATGGTGGGCGAAGATGGCCGGGTGCTTCGCACCCGCTCGTCGAAAAATTTTATCTGGAGTTGA
- a CDS encoding PepSY domain-containing protein — protein sequence MTQRNSILIAALLTSFMLVLIGGVVARVTQAGAAAEAAPTTTVSTQAAATLAPDVQALITQREAQYQQALQDANAQLQQAYQQQQELAAQLAQQQAQPQTPTYAVWPDMAASIALNATPGTTVIRMPELVNFQGAVAYEVTLDRGKVYVDANNGNVLHNGAAPATNSGQGGHDDDGHDNDHEGGDD from the coding sequence ATGACTCAACGAAATTCAATTCTCATCGCCGCTCTGCTCACCTCTTTTATGCTGGTGCTGATCGGCGGGGTGGTGGCCCGGGTGACTCAGGCCGGGGCCGCCGCCGAGGCCGCCCCGACCACCACCGTTTCCACCCAGGCGGCGGCGACCCTGGCCCCGGACGTGCAAGCCCTGATCACCCAACGTGAGGCGCAGTATCAACAGGCTCTGCAAGACGCGAACGCGCAGCTGCAACAAGCTTATCAGCAACAACAAGAACTGGCCGCGCAGTTGGCGCAACAACAGGCCCAGCCGCAAACACCGACTTACGCCGTGTGGCCCGATATGGCCGCCTCAATCGCCCTCAACGCCACGCCCGGCACGACCGTCATTCGGATGCCCGAACTGGTCAACTTTCAGGGCGCAGTGGCTTACGAAGTCACATTGGATCGCGGCAAGGTTTACGTGGACGCGAACAACGGCAACGTGTTGCACAACGGCGCCGCGCCTGCAACCAACAGCGGGCAGGGGGGCCATGACGATGATGGGCATGACAACGACCACGAAGGCGGAGACGACTAA
- a CDS encoding ferric reductase-like transmembrane domain-containing protein, producing MATNSSSVDDLDSLPPAMTFQSLLLMLLAVVIGAFAGVVVLPQWLPGLSDSLLGPSPKAYWYLSRASGVVAYGLLWLSMIFGLTLTNKMARVWPGGPTMFDLHQHASLLGLAFALFHGLILMGDHYINYSLAQVLVPFSSAGYRPIWVGLGQVGFYLMGLVGLSFYARKAMGNRLWRLIHFLSFGMFLLALAHGMMSGTDSAADPVKLMYWITGGSVVFLTLQRVLVTMKFKPVRAQEAAKE from the coding sequence ATGGCTACGAACTCATCTTCTGTTGACGATCTCGATTCTCTGCCTCCGGCGATGACGTTTCAGAGTTTATTGCTGATGTTGCTGGCGGTTGTTATTGGCGCGTTTGCCGGAGTAGTTGTCTTGCCGCAGTGGTTGCCCGGCCTGAGCGACTCCCTTCTTGGCCCGTCGCCCAAAGCTTACTGGTATCTTTCGCGCGCCAGCGGAGTGGTGGCTTACGGCCTGCTCTGGCTGTCAATGATCTTCGGGCTGACTCTCACCAACAAGATGGCGCGGGTCTGGCCGGGCGGCCCGACCATGTTTGATCTGCATCAACACGCCAGTTTGCTGGGGCTGGCTTTCGCCCTCTTTCATGGCCTCATCCTGATGGGCGATCACTACATCAACTACTCGCTGGCACAGGTTTTGGTCCCATTCTCCAGCGCCGGCTACCGCCCGATCTGGGTGGGCCTGGGGCAAGTGGGGTTTTATCTGATGGGACTCGTGGGGCTGAGTTTTTACGCCCGCAAGGCAATGGGCAACCGTCTCTGGCGCTTGATCCATTTTCTAAGCTTTGGCATGTTCTTGCTGGCCCTCGCGCACGGGATGATGAGCGGCACCGACAGCGCCGCCGATCCGGTCAAGCTCATGTACTGGATCACTGGCGGCAGTGTCGTTTTCCTGACCCTTCAGCGGGTGCTGGTGACGATGAAATTTAAACCCGTTCGCGCGCAAGAAGCCGCAAAAGAATAA
- a CDS encoding tetratricopeptide repeat protein: MAPYWLSFVPHNFAADLLADPAASPVGREQRFQAVGLFVDISGFTAMSEALSKIGRDGSEEMTTALNGYFAPMIDLIQSYGGIVAKFGGDALTVLFPFDSKSRQSAARQAVQCALDMQAAMSRYAAIPTSAGTFRLAMKAGLASGPVFCATVGDASLRLEYVVAGRVLDRCAEAQHFAEPGDVVAHNEVLALLGEADSAPTRDESFSRVLRLGRPEPGKALPPLAAASPESVHQFAPYLHPVIAQRLELGEAQFVNEHRSVTVLFIGFDEYDYDTDPLAGIRLERYFAQVVQIIHRYDGSLNKIDMGDKGSKFIALFGAPVAHEDDAERALRCALDLMAIPDDAPALRIGVATEFVYCGLVGGSTRQEYAVMGDGVNLAARLMQKAQPGQMLVSDSTRHATPRHSLTFKWEPLGPIIVKGKAQPVETYQLAGLGGGAAPRLPEPQYALPMVGRAAELDVAQSRLAMALANRGQIIGITAEAGMGKSRLAAEIIKIASDYGMYGYGGACLSYGTKSNYLVWRDVLRGLFGLDSSWSLDQQTHHLECELAAVDRLAQAAPLLPRLPLLGVALNLPIPDNDLTHPLDARTRKTLLESLIVEYARYHTSLAPLLLVLEDCHWIDPLSLDLLEAISRHLQNLPVLLVMLYRPPELDDGGGAAVLTRTSRVMNLPHATELRLNEFTPGEAERLITLKLAQLFGENKDVPPTLLNKITERAQGNPFYIDELINLIHDQKIDPGDSNALKALELPDSLHSLILSRLDQLDEGAKTTIKVASVMGRLFKADWLWQVYPELGTPEEVRSHLTRLSRLDLTPLDKPDPELEYLFKHIVTRDVAYESLSIATRTMLHEQVGRFLERLYTGDFGLPEVVAHLDLLAYHYGLSKNVDKQREYFRKAGEAAQAAYANDAALHHFRALLPLLKDGEKFPILLKQGQVLELVGEWVEAERTYHQALTLATGQGELKSQTLSQQAIGNLLERQGDHTNALDWLKQARAGFTELNDPAGVSDVLEDIGSVYWQQGDYEAARALTTESLNLCRTLGDKKCIAHALQNLGNVAFDQDDYDAAQELYQESLELWRELGNRLGAANLLSNLGLVARNHGSYETARELFEESLNMRRELGDRWGIADSLNCLGDVAKNLGALDRAQILHEESWRLFQEMGDKGRIAGALDDLGVVAYLQHDDDKARAFFEESVAMFRELQEKPDVANSLNNLGLAVAKLGNPARAADLFRESLTLCHELGDKLGVAENLAGLAGVAATGKDLLGLGDLTGLKSAARLAGAVHALLDQINAVLGPADRADYEQLLADLREKLGEEVFNKEWNEGLKMGPDETVAHALAGHREPDA; this comes from the coding sequence ATGGCCCCTTACTGGCTCTCGTTCGTCCCTCACAACTTTGCCGCCGACTTGTTGGCCGACCCCGCCGCCAGCCCGGTCGGGCGCGAGCAACGCTTTCAGGCCGTCGGCCTGTTCGTGGACATCTCCGGCTTCACGGCCATGAGCGAGGCCCTGAGCAAGATCGGGCGCGACGGTAGTGAAGAAATGACGACGGCCCTCAACGGCTACTTTGCGCCGATGATCGATCTCATCCAGTCGTACGGCGGCATCGTCGCCAAGTTCGGCGGCGACGCGCTCACGGTGCTCTTTCCTTTTGACAGCAAGTCGCGCCAGAGCGCCGCTCGCCAGGCCGTGCAGTGCGCGCTCGACATGCAGGCCGCCATGTCGCGCTACGCCGCCATTCCCACCAGCGCCGGAACCTTCCGGCTGGCCATGAAGGCCGGGCTGGCCTCCGGGCCGGTGTTTTGCGCCACCGTCGGCGACGCTTCGCTCCGGCTCGAATACGTGGTGGCCGGGCGGGTGCTGGATCGTTGCGCCGAAGCCCAACACTTTGCCGAGCCGGGCGACGTAGTGGCGCATAATGAAGTGCTGGCGTTGTTGGGTGAAGCCGACTCGGCGCCGACTCGCGACGAAAGTTTTAGCCGGGTGCTCAGGTTGGGCCGCCCCGAACCGGGGAAAGCTCTTCCCCCGCTGGCGGCGGCTTCACCGGAGTCGGTCCACCAGTTCGCGCCCTATCTTCATCCCGTCATCGCCCAGCGCCTCGAATTGGGCGAAGCCCAGTTTGTCAACGAGCACCGCTCGGTCACGGTGCTGTTCATCGGCTTCGACGAATATGATTACGACACCGACCCGCTGGCCGGCATCCGCCTGGAGCGATACTTCGCCCAAGTGGTGCAGATCATTCACCGCTACGACGGTTCTTTGAACAAAATTGACATGGGCGATAAAGGGAGCAAGTTCATTGCCCTGTTTGGCGCGCCGGTGGCCCACGAAGACGATGCCGAGCGCGCCCTGCGTTGCGCCCTCGACCTGATGGCAATCCCCGACGATGCGCCCGCTCTGCGAATTGGCGTTGCCACCGAGTTTGTATATTGCGGCCTGGTGGGCGGAAGCACCCGCCAGGAATATGCAGTGATGGGCGACGGCGTGAACCTGGCGGCGCGGCTGATGCAAAAAGCGCAACCCGGCCAAATGCTGGTGAGCGACTCGACCCGCCACGCAACGCCGCGCCACTCACTCACCTTCAAGTGGGAGCCGCTCGGCCCGATTATCGTCAAAGGCAAGGCCCAGCCGGTGGAAACGTATCAACTGGCCGGGCTGGGCGGCGGAGCCGCGCCGCGCCTGCCCGAGCCGCAATATGCTTTGCCGATGGTGGGCCGCGCCGCTGAGTTGGACGTTGCCCAGTCGCGGCTGGCGATGGCCCTGGCCAATCGCGGGCAGATCATCGGCATCACCGCCGAGGCCGGCATGGGCAAGTCGCGGCTGGCGGCCGAGATCATCAAAATCGCCTCAGACTACGGCATGTACGGTTACGGCGGCGCGTGCCTCTCTTACGGAACCAAGAGCAACTACCTGGTCTGGCGCGATGTTTTGCGCGGCCTGTTCGGGCTGGACTCGTCGTGGTCGCTCGATCAACAGACTCACCATCTTGAGTGTGAACTGGCGGCAGTGGATCGCCTGGCTCAAGCCGCGCCTCTCTTGCCCCGCCTCCCGCTGTTAGGCGTAGCCCTCAACCTCCCCATCCCCGACAACGATCTCACCCATCCCCTCGACGCCCGGACGCGCAAGACCCTGCTCGAATCGCTCATCGTCGAGTACGCGCGTTATCACACCTCACTCGCGCCTCTGCTGCTGGTGCTCGAAGACTGCCATTGGATCGATCCCCTCTCTTTGGATTTGCTGGAAGCGATCAGCCGCCACCTGCAAAACCTGCCGGTTCTGCTGGTGATGCTGTACCGCCCGCCCGAACTGGACGACGGCGGTGGGGCCGCCGTGTTGACCCGCACCAGCCGGGTGATGAACCTGCCTCACGCTACCGAACTGCGCCTGAACGAGTTTACGCCGGGCGAGGCCGAGCGGCTCATCACTCTCAAGCTGGCCCAACTGTTCGGCGAAAACAAGGATGTTCCGCCGACCCTGCTCAACAAGATCACCGAACGCGCGCAAGGCAACCCTTTTTATATTGACGAACTCATCAACCTGATTCACGATCAGAAGATTGACCCCGGCGACTCCAACGCCCTGAAGGCCCTCGAACTGCCCGACAGCCTGCACAGTTTAATTCTCAGCCGCCTCGACCAACTCGACGAGGGCGCCAAGACCACGATCAAGGTTGCCAGCGTCATGGGGCGGCTGTTCAAAGCCGACTGGCTGTGGCAGGTGTACCCGGAGCTTGGCACGCCGGAAGAAGTCCGATCCCACCTCACCCGCCTCAGCCGGCTCGATCTGACTCCGCTCGACAAACCCGATCCCGAACTTGAATATCTCTTCAAGCACATCGTCACCCGCGACGTGGCTTACGAGAGTCTCTCAATTGCCACCCGCACCATGTTGCACGAGCAGGTAGGCCGCTTCCTCGAACGGCTCTACACCGGCGACTTCGGCCTGCCGGAAGTGGTGGCTCACCTCGACCTGCTGGCCTATCACTACGGCCTGAGCAAGAACGTGGACAAACAGCGCGAATACTTCCGCAAGGCCGGCGAGGCGGCCCAGGCGGCTTATGCCAACGACGCCGCCCTCCATCATTTTCGCGCCCTGCTCCCGCTTCTCAAAGACGGCGAAAAATTTCCGATCCTGCTCAAACAAGGGCAGGTGTTGGAACTGGTTGGCGAGTGGGTTGAGGCCGAAAGAACTTATCACCAGGCGTTGACGCTCGCAACCGGGCAGGGCGAACTCAAATCGCAAACGCTCAGCCAACAGGCCATTGGCAATTTGCTGGAACGGCAGGGCGATCACACCAACGCCCTGGACTGGCTCAAACAGGCGCGGGCCGGCTTCACCGAATTGAACGACCCGGCCGGCGTGAGCGACGTGCTCGAAGACATTGGCAGCGTGTACTGGCAACAGGGCGATTACGAAGCCGCCCGCGCCCTGACTACCGAAAGCCTCAACCTCTGCCGCACCCTCGGCGACAAAAAGTGCATCGCTCATGCCCTGCAAAATCTTGGCAACGTAGCTTTTGATCAAGATGATTACGATGCGGCGCAAGAGTTGTATCAGGAAAGCCTGGAACTGTGGCGCGAGCTGGGCAACCGCCTCGGCGCGGCCAACCTCCTCTCCAACCTGGGGCTGGTGGCCCGCAATCATGGCAGCTACGAAACGGCCCGCGAGCTTTTTGAAGAGAGCCTCAACATGCGCCGCGAACTGGGCGACCGCTGGGGCATCGCCGACTCGCTCAACTGTTTGGGAGACGTTGCCAAGAACCTCGGCGCGCTCGACCGGGCGCAGATTCTGCACGAGGAAAGCTGGCGGCTCTTTCAGGAGATGGGCGACAAGGGCCGCATTGCCGGCGCGCTCGACGACCTGGGCGTGGTGGCCTACCTTCAACACGACGACGACAAAGCCCGCGCCTTCTTTGAGGAAAGCGTCGCCATGTTCCGCGAACTGCAAGAGAAGCCGGATGTTGCCAACTCGCTCAACAACTTAGGGTTAGCCGTCGCCAAGCTGGGCAACCCGGCTCGCGCCGCCGACCTCTTTCGCGAAAGTTTGACGTTGTGCCACGAGTTGGGCGACAAATTGGGCGTGGCCGAAAACCTGGCCGGACTCGCCGGGGTGGCCGCCACCGGCAAAGACCTGTTAGGTCTTGGAGACCTAACAGGTCTTAAAAGTGCCGCCCGCCTGGCCGGCGCCGTCCACGCCTTGCTCGATCAGATCAACGCCGTGCTCGGCCCCGCTGACCGGGCCGACTACGAGCAATTACTGGCCGACTTGCGCGAGAAGTTGGGCGAGGAGGTGTTTAATAAGGAATGGAATGAGGGGTTGAAAATGGGGCCGGATGAAACGGTGGCGCACGCACTGGCCGGGCATCGCGAGCCAGACGCTTAG
- a CDS encoding cytochrome c3 family protein, whose amino-acid sequence MATSKNIRRANRRQKTNLFKYKGLWAVALVGIALFSLSGSGLLYAAHLEDNDAFCASCHTQPESTFYQRSQSAAMDLASAHAAKDVTCIQCHSGAGVTGRLNGMMVGAGDLAAFTSGQYHKPAIVTVPISDANCIKCHADVTQTRDFNRHFHAFLPRWQALDPQAATCVSCHQAHTTTGQAQLVFLERVTTTAVCQQCHAFSGEGGG is encoded by the coding sequence ATGGCTACTTCTAAAAACATCAGGCGAGCCAATCGCCGTCAAAAAACCAACTTGTTCAAATACAAAGGTCTGTGGGCGGTTGCTTTGGTTGGCATTGCTCTCTTTTCCCTCAGCGGTAGCGGCCTGCTCTATGCCGCCCACCTCGAGGACAATGACGCATTTTGCGCCTCCTGCCACACCCAGCCGGAGAGCACCTTTTACCAACGCTCTCAGTCGGCGGCGATGGATTTGGCCTCGGCTCACGCCGCCAAAGACGTGACCTGCATTCAGTGCCACAGCGGGGCCGGGGTGACTGGGCGATTGAACGGGATGATGGTTGGCGCGGGCGATCTGGCGGCCTTTACCTCCGGCCAATATCACAAGCCGGCTATCGTCACAGTGCCCATTAGCGACGCCAACTGTATTAAGTGCCATGCCGATGTCACCCAGACCCGGGACTTCAATCGGCACTTTCATGCTTTCCTGCCGCGCTGGCAGGCTCTTGATCCTCAGGCCGCCACCTGTGTCAGTTGCCATCAGGCTCATACCACAACCGGTCAGGCGCAACTGGTCTTTCTGGAAAGAGTGACAACCACTGCCGTCTGCCAACAGTGCCACGCCTTCAGTGGTGAAGGCGGGGGTTAG
- a CDS encoding heme-binding domain-containing protein, whose amino-acid sequence MIGVIIAIPVVLFLGIQLIPAWLLQNNPPVLAEPKWDSPQTRELAQRACFDCHSNETVWPWYSRVAPVSWLATLDTVRGRRRLNFSEWGLATGGEGGESGEGGEGGGEIGEVISNGQMPPASYVALHPQANLTDAEKQQLIAGLEASLK is encoded by the coding sequence ATTATAGGTGTCATCATCGCCATTCCCGTGGTGTTATTCCTGGGAATTCAACTTATCCCGGCCTGGCTTCTGCAAAACAACCCGCCGGTGTTGGCCGAGCCGAAGTGGGACAGCCCGCAAACGCGAGAGCTGGCCCAGCGCGCGTGCTTCGATTGTCATAGCAACGAAACTGTTTGGCCCTGGTATTCGCGGGTGGCCCCCGTCTCCTGGCTGGCAACATTGGATACGGTGCGTGGCCGTCGCCGCTTGAATTTCTCGGAATGGGGTTTGGCCACGGGCGGCGAAGGGGGTGAAAGTGGAGAAGGCGGTGAAGGAGGTGGCGAGATTGGCGAAGTGATCAGTAACGGCCAGATGCCGCCCGCCAGTTATGTGGCGTTACACCCGCAAGCCAACCTGACCGACGCCGAGAAGCAACAACTGATTGCCGGATTGGAAGCATCACTCAAATAA
- a CDS encoding histidine kinase yields MFRGLRWRLTLLYLLVATMLVALIGGGAYQLLTYYFQSSTDLALQHVMSYEFRLLSLPLPSELAAADASWYASRERITPTPRQSGSEDEVGESEHISSDDFATEQAFDGQLASVFVMPLTADGELLFRTGPQLPIEPDAEAMKAALTQGRDWRIVRADDGSRVRLLTYRLEVEGGPAVLQLGRKLTDQDRVLSQLLFALLGLSAFSVVLLGAGSWWLAGRSLAPAQRAWERQQTFISNASHELRTPLTLMRASAEVALRELPAADEDGRALLGDVLQETDHMNRLVEDLLLLSRLDAGRLSLEHKAISMPDLLTDVERQMGRVAEERGVKLMATFAPAAGTVLGDFTRLRQVLLILLDNALRHTPRGGEIHIESHQRGRQLQIVVADTGRGIPPEHLPRVFERFYRADSARTAGAGDGGAGLGLSIAQALVQAHHGQISIESRPGKGTRVNLLLPLAG; encoded by the coding sequence ATGTTTAGGGGGTTACGCTGGCGGCTCACCCTGTTGTATTTGCTGGTCGCCACGATGCTGGTGGCTCTGATCGGCGGCGGCGCGTATCAACTGCTCACCTATTATTTTCAAAGCTCCACCGATCTCGCCCTGCAGCATGTGATGTCATACGAGTTCCGTTTGTTGAGCCTGCCTCTGCCATCGGAGTTAGCCGCCGCCGACGCGTCCTGGTATGCCAGCCGCGAGCGAATCACGCCCACCCCTCGTCAATCAGGCAGTGAAGATGAGGTCGGCGAGAGCGAACACATTTCCAGCGACGACTTTGCCACCGAGCAAGCCTTCGACGGACAGTTGGCGTCGGTCTTCGTAATGCCGCTGACGGCGGATGGCGAATTGCTGTTTCGCACCGGGCCGCAACTGCCCATCGAGCCGGACGCCGAGGCCATGAAAGCCGCGTTGACTCAGGGGCGCGATTGGCGAATTGTGCGCGCCGACGATGGCTCGCGCGTGCGCTTGCTCACCTATCGCTTGGAGGTCGAGGGCGGCCCGGCGGTTTTGCAGTTGGGGCGCAAGTTGACGGATCAGGATCGCGTGCTCAGTCAGTTATTGTTTGCGCTGTTGGGCCTGAGTGCGTTCAGCGTGGTGCTGTTGGGCGCGGGCAGTTGGTGGCTGGCGGGCCGATCTCTGGCTCCGGCGCAAAGGGCCTGGGAGCGACAGCAGACATTTATCTCCAACGCCAGCCACGAGCTTCGCACACCGCTCACCTTGATGCGCGCCAGCGCCGAGGTCGCTTTGCGCGAACTGCCCGCCGCCGACGAAGATGGGCGGGCGTTGCTGGGCGACGTTCTGCAAGAGACCGATCACATGAACCGGCTGGTGGAAGATTTGCTCCTGCTCTCGCGTCTGGACGCCGGCCGCCTGTCGCTGGAACACAAGGCGATTTCAATGCCCGACTTGTTGACGGACGTTGAGCGGCAAATGGGCCGGGTGGCCGAGGAGCGCGGGGTGAAGTTGATGGCCACGTTCGCGCCTGCCGCCGGAACCGTGCTGGGCGACTTCACGCGCTTGCGGCAAGTCCTGCTCATCCTGCTGGACAATGCTCTGCGCCACACGCCACGCGGCGGCGAAATTCACATTGAGTCGCATCAGCGCGGACGGCAATTGCAAATCGTAGTGGCCGACACTGGCCGGGGCATCCCGCCCGAACATTTGCCGCGCGTCTTCGAGCGCTTCTATCGCGCCGACAGCGCCCGGACTGCCGGCGCTGGAGACGGCGGCGCCGGGCTTGGCTTGTCTATTGCTCAGGCGCTCGTTCAGGCTCATCACGGCCAAATCTCAATTGAAAGCCGGCCCGGCAAAGGCACGCGGGTGAATCTGCTTCTGCCGCTGGCGGGCTAA
- a CDS encoding HNH endonuclease: MVNVLLLNVSNEPLAVVSLKRAVGLMLADKADLVRPVDGRAVRSAYKQMPMPSVIRLRYYVNAPRRNVAWSRLNVLKRDHYICQYCGHKLPTHEATIDHVIPVSQCKKLEVNPNTWTNTVACCRKCQQRKGNKTMQTVGLKFYDSNFTPKRPRVNYIVFTLGNAPDEWKKYIQV, encoded by the coding sequence GTGGTTAACGTGCTGCTGCTCAACGTCAGCAATGAGCCGCTGGCGGTGGTGAGCCTGAAACGGGCTGTGGGGCTGATGCTGGCCGACAAGGCCGACCTCGTCCGCCCGGTGGATGGCCGGGCGGTGCGCTCGGCCTACAAGCAAATGCCCATGCCGAGCGTCATCCGCTTGCGCTACTATGTGAACGCGCCTCGCCGCAACGTGGCCTGGTCGCGTCTCAATGTGCTCAAGCGCGATCACTACATCTGCCAGTATTGCGGCCACAAACTGCCGACGCACGAAGCGACGATTGACCACGTGATTCCCGTTTCGCAGTGCAAGAAGCTGGAGGTGAATCCCAACACCTGGACGAACACCGTAGCCTGTTGCCGCAAATGCCAGCAACGCAAAGGCAACAAAACCATGCAGACGGTTGGCCTGAAGTTCTACGACTCGAACTTCACCCCCAAACGCCCGCGCGTCAACTACATCGTCTTCACTCTGGGCAACGCGCCCGACGAGTGGAAGAAATACATTCAAGTGTAA
- a CDS encoding transglutaminase family protein produces the protein MDRSNFRDEVRGPNPPSLARAALLFAREIAYPDLRPSIYLEQLDDWADAVQRRSAPADSTLTRLNTLTGFLFNDVGLRGNRDQYTDPRNSYLNEVISRGLGLPISLSVIFIEVAGRLGLQAYGIGLPGHFVVGVGLESELVMLDPFNGGVKVTLEEAAQLAQTTSGYTGPFQSEWLNPMPSSAILARMLLNLRGVYIQREDWPATLAVVGHLRILQPHAAEHVRDAGLLHFRNGELRQAAHLLEQYLIREPDAPDSAAIRQTLDAILNQFAILN, from the coding sequence GTGGATCGCTCCAACTTTCGCGACGAGGTGCGCGGCCCGAATCCGCCCTCGCTGGCCCGCGCCGCTCTGCTTTTTGCGCGCGAGATCGCCTATCCTGATCTACGACCCTCCATTTATCTCGAACAACTTGATGACTGGGCTGACGCTGTTCAACGCCGGTCTGCTCCCGCCGACTCGACCCTCACCCGCCTCAACACCCTCACCGGCTTCCTGTTCAACGACGTTGGCTTGCGTGGCAACCGCGACCAGTACACCGACCCGCGCAACAGTTACCTCAACGAGGTGATCTCGCGCGGCCTGGGCCTGCCCATCTCGCTCTCGGTCATCTTCATTGAAGTTGCCGGGCGTCTCGGCCTGCAAGCTTACGGCATCGGCCTGCCCGGCCACTTCGTCGTCGGCGTTGGCCTTGAGAGTGAGCTGGTGATGCTAGACCCGTTCAACGGCGGCGTAAAGGTGACTCTGGAAGAGGCGGCTCAACTCGCGCAAACGACCAGCGGCTACACCGGCCCCTTCCAATCCGAATGGCTCAACCCCATGCCGTCGAGCGCCATCCTGGCCCGGATGTTGCTCAACCTGCGCGGTGTTTATATCCAGCGCGAAGACTGGCCGGCCACGCTGGCCGTCGTCGGCCACCTGCGCATTCTCCAGCCGCACGCGGCCGAGCACGTGCGCGACGCCGGCCTGCTCCACTTTCGCAACGGCGAACTGCGCCAGGCCGCCCACCTGCTTGAGCAATATTTGATCCGCGAACCGGACGCGCCGGACAGCGCCGCCATTCGCCAAACGCTCGACGCCATTCTGAATCAATTTGCGATCTTGAACTGA